In Drosophila teissieri strain GT53w chromosome 2R, Prin_Dtei_1.1, whole genome shotgun sequence, the following proteins share a genomic window:
- the LOC122615332 gene encoding protein brunelleschi isoform X2, with the protein MRAAVGLMLSHGAGGMEPAMSRPDYEQSALHHSCLLVLLRGVGPSRARVLQRAFEKVRRVNHIRVNDSSGHPRFIWIRFVHDHPVEHNDWGDFQTHRRLLGLITIGKFDSQTELNELCRQHESLKVRYGSTLYESRAIFFGPDEQPLETIGEVMGPPTAGGRRLQDEFTTPSNFKAQAFFYREQDSCADLEARIGDFASALFWVLESRRLERSREKADKVSLLLAPFEKRDFVGLDMESRNNRKRCVGRVMKNLADLSLQAGLVDDALSLYHNANETLRSVGDSLWVGATEEGLCAASAMLLYPQMRETETLHRNSSLQEAGTSPLKNTPDKWRASDATKKVSASDATANNVDSCQPQQRVTSNSSSCSSVSSLVTTATNSSASDTPTTSSSSTSTISVTPVPGHQRNGDLPGNILKAEEITNYYRKAIINYSKYRHAATIETEAALKASRICIEQNRPLDVAMFLQNILYINLSMSEAERVKRFEVITDLYQQIGYQRKAAFFQRLAALKHVQQGSQAPDWNQSYRLMLGSFTGYRLCLDPLEVIENAAGWPALQIDLVQTLITAARRLGHSALATRHMTFLLQTQWDNMSPTEQSEMAVQLQNLSAQCEGSPVPLVLDNGTVIPPANLTDLPYCLDLQVKDLPAHLRPQRIKVAKADSGPFLFTPIHFNSVDRRDQKKDKNKIAFQWVQNDLSEVTVRLRNPLPFELAVTDMRLLTNGVVFESLPQSLVLQPHVPTYVALHGTPIETGQLDLQGYSTHTLGVKSNCRLKHMRGRSFPPNYVVDVIPALPRISVKTSLPQTATFSNMNSADIVVTSASLTLYNGESSSCTITITNESATLPLEHIEFSINSNVEQELQQKIFRIDEEAIKANLPVPPQGTIEIIVDVYAEADFVCPQPPASLHSGAAPGDYGVASLTHYSSVSTSGHASLPSIAVHLRWLP; encoded by the exons ATGCGTGCGGCCGTTGGCCTGATGCTGTCGCACGGTGCTGGTGGCATGGAGCCAGCGATGTCACGCCCGGACTACGAGCAGAGCGCCCTGCACCACAGCTGCCTGCTGGTGCTGCTACGCGGCGTGGGGCCATCGCGCGCTCGGGTCCTTCAGCGGGCGTTCGAGAAAGTGCGACGTGTCAATCACATACGGGTCAATG ACTCCTCGGGCCATCCCCGCTTCATTTGGATCCGCTTCGTTCACGATCATCCCGTGGAGCACAACGATTGGGGCGACTTTCAGACCCATCGCCGTCTGTTGGGACTTATCACCATTGGCAAATTCGATAGTCAAACCGAGCTCAATGAGCTGTGCCGTCAGCACGAGTCCCTGAAAGTTCGCTACGGGTCTACGCTGTACGAGTCCCGCGCCATTTTCTTTGGACCCGATGAGCAGCCACTGGAAACCATTGGGGAGGTTATGGGACCACCGACAGCTGGGGGACGACGGCTCCAAGATGAGTTCACAACGCCATCGAACTTCAAAGCGCAGGCCTTCTTCTATCGCGAACAGGATTCGTGTGCCGATCTCGAAGCTCGAATTGGCGACTTTGCCAGCGCGTTGTTTTGGGTCCTAGAATCACGGCGGTTAGAGCGATCTCGCGAAAAGGCTGACAAGGTAAGCCTGTTGCTGGCACCCTTTGAAAAACGGGACTTTGTGGGCCTAGACATGGAGTCGAGGAACAATAGGAAAAGGTGCGTAGGTCGTGTGATGAAGAACCTGGCAGATCTTTCGCTGCAAGCCGGCCTGGTTGACGACGCCTTGAGTTTGTACCACAATGCGAATGAAACCTTAAGGTCGGTGGGTGATTCTCTGTGGGTTGGGGCAACCGAGGAGGGTCTGTGTGCCGCTTCCGCAATGCTCTTGTATCCCCAAATGCGAGAAACCGAGACACTGCACAGAAACTCGTCGCTTCAGGAGGCTG GCACCTCCCCTTTAAAAAACACACCCGATAAGTGGCGTGCTAGCGACGCCACCAAGAAGGTTAGCGCCAGTGACGCCACCGCCAACAATGTAGATTCCTGCCAGCCACAGCAGCGCGTAACCTCGAACTCATCTTCCTGCTCTTCCGTGTCTTCCCTGGTAACAACGGCCACCAATTCCTCCGCCTCGGACACGCCAACAACATCGTCTTCTTCCACTTCGACGATATCGGTAACACCGGTACCAGGACATCAAAGAAACGGTGATCTACCGGGTAACATCCTTAAGGCGGAGGAGATCACCAATTACTATCGGAAGGCCATCATTAACTACAGCAAGTACAGACACGCAGCCACCATAGAGACGGAGGCGGCACTGAAGGCCTCGCGGATTTGCATCGAGCAGAATCGTCCCCTGGATGTGGCCATGTTTCTGCAGAATATACTGTACATCAACCTTAGCATGAGCGAAGCCGAGAGAGTAAAGAGATTCGAGGTTATTACGGATCTGTACCAGCAGATCGGATACCAAAGGAAGGCGGCATTTTTTCAAAGACTCGCTGCACTCAAGCACGTTCAGCAGGGCAGCCAAGCGCCGGACTGGAATCAAAGTTACCGCCTCATGTTAGGCAGCTTTACGGGGTACCGGCTTTGTCTCGATCCGTTGGAAGTAATAGAAAACGCAGCCGGCTGGCCGGCGTTGCAAATCGATCTGGTCCAGACCCTCATAACGGCTGCCAGGCGTTTGGGACACTCTGCTTTGGCCACACGGCACATGACCTTTTTACTGCAGACTCAATGGGATAACATGTCGCCCACGGAGCAAAGCGAGATGGCTGTGCAACTGCAG aatttaagCGCTCAGTGTGAGGGCTCACCTGTTCCCTTAGTGCTGGACAATGGCACTGTGATACCACCCGCCAATCTCACGGATCTACCCTACTGCCTCGATCTTCAAGTTAAAGATTTGCCCGCTCATTTACGACCGCAAAGAATAAAAGTGGCCAAAGCGGATAGTGGGCCATTTCTATTTACTCCCATACACTTTAATTCTGTCGACAGAAGGGACCAGAAAaaggataaaaataaaatag CTTTCCAGTGGGTGCAAAATGATCTTAGTGAAGTGACTGTGCGCCTGCGGAATCCGCTGCCCTTTGAGCTGGCCGTCACGGACATGAGATTGCTGACAAATGGCGTGGTGTTTGAGTCTTTGCCTCAGTCTCTTGTCCTCCAGCCACATGTGCCCACGTATGTGGCGCTACATGGAACGCCAATTGAGACGGGGCAACTAGATCTGCAGGGCTACAGCACGCACACGCTCGGTGTAAAGTCAAACTGTCGCCTGAAGCACATGCGTGGACGCAGCTTTCCGCCCAACTACGTGGTTGACGTTATCCCCGCCCTTCCTAGAATATCCGTGAAAACTTCGCTACCACAGACAGCGACGTTTAGCAACATGAACAGTGCGGATATCGTGGTGACCTCTGCCAGCTTGACGCTGTACAACGGAGAATCCTCCAGCTGCACAATAACTATTACTAATGAGAGTGCCACGCTCCCACTGGAGCACATAGAGTTTAGCATCAACTCAAATGTAGAGCAGGAACTGCAGCAAAAGATCTTCCGAATAGATGAAGAAGCCATCAAG GCCAATTTGCCAGTGCCTCCCCAAGGCACCATTGAAATTATAGTGGATGTTTATGCTGAAGCGGACTTCGTCTGTCCTCAACCACCTGCTTCATTGCATTCCGGCGCTGCTCCTGGGGACTACGGTGTGGCGTCACTAACGCACTACTCGAGCGTGTCCACCTCTGGGCATGCCAGCTTACCCTCGATA GCGGTCCACCTTCGCTGGCTGCCTTAA
- the LOC122615333 gene encoding probable palmitoyltransferase ZDHHC24 — translation MRFRTLKNIRPKKKLEQFLMVFILCGLPAIYYVLMEIILPELSDYGSPGYVFQVLLGVFLFSNVMSNYVMCILVDPSIDPKLMKNQLEQGEHREDWHKCDKCGILAPSQSRHCRKCGVCVLKRDHHCFFTGCCIGHENYRYFFYFLIYFFLSCVISLTSSSIFIYVLHGGRYQLSMLTDLAPSTSKFKNIHLNSLIIRIIYFKLPDRYEVVFTLVFVMLWIGVCVAAYVAYDQWSRGYICYDFKIQNFPFDRKLRRNFKTFLGRRMRWTWISGFIPSQLDHDGFDMDAENERVTTIKDS, via the coding sequence ATGAGGTTTCGAACGCTGAAGAACATCAGGCCAAAAAAGAAGTTGGAGCAATTTCTTATGGTATTCATTTTATGTGGCTTGCCCGCCATATACTATGTTCTGATGGAGATTATACTGCCGGAGTTGTCGGATTACGGGTCACCTGGTTACGTATTTCAGGTGCTGCTGGGAGTGTTCCTCTTTTCGAATGTGATGTCAAACTATGTCATGTGCATCCTGGTGGACCCTAGCATCGATCCCAAGCTAATGAAGAATCAATTGGAGCAGGGAGAGCACCGAGAGGACTGGCACAAGTGCGACAAGTGTGGGATCCTGGCTCCATCCCAATCACGTCACTGCAGGAAGTGTGGTGTTTGTGTGCTGAAGCGAGATCATCACTGTTTCTTTACGGGATGTTGCATCGGCCATGAGAACTATAGATACTTCTTTTATTTCCTCATCTACTTTTTTCTAAGCTGCGTGATTTCTTTGACATCAtcatcaatatttatttatgtgcttCATGGGGGCAGATACCAGCTCTCTATGCTGACTGATCTCGCGCCGAGCAcctcaaaatttaaaaatatccaTTTGAACTCTCTTATTATCAggataatttattttaagttgCCTGATAGATACGAGGTGGTGTTTACTCTGGTATTCGTCATGCTTTGGATCGGTGTATGCGTAGCTGCTTATGTGGCTTATGATCAGTGGTCCCGTGGCTATATTTGCtatgattttaaaattcaaaacttTCCTTTTGACCGAAAACTGCGCCGGAACTTTAAGACCTTCTTGGGCAGGCGAATGAGATGGACCTGGATCTCTGGATTTATTCCCAGCCAGCTGGACCACGACGGGTTCGATATGGATGCCGAAAACGAACGTGTGACAACCATCAAGGATAGCTAA
- the LOC122615332 gene encoding protein brunelleschi isoform X1, with protein MRAAVGLMLSHGAGGMEPAMSRPDYEQSALHHSCLLVLLRGVGPSRARVLQRAFEKVRRVNHIRVNDSSGHPRFIWIRFVHDHPVEHNDWGDFQTHRRLLGLITIGKFDSQTELNELCRQHESLKVRYGSTLYESRAIFFGPDEQPLETIGEVMGPPTAGGRRLQDEFTTPSNFKAQAFFYREQDSCADLEARIGDFASALFWVLESRRLERSREKADKVSLLLAPFEKRDFVGLDMESRNNRKRCVGRVMKNLADLSLQAGLVDDALSLYHNANETLRSVGDSLWVGATEEGLCAASAMLLYPQMRETETLHRNSSLQEAGTSPLKNTPDKWRASDATKKVSASDATANNVDSCQPQQRVTSNSSSCSSVSSLVTTATNSSASDTPTTSSSSTSTISVTPVPGHQRNGDLPGNILKAEEITNYYRKAIINYSKYRHAATIETEAALKASRICIEQNRPLDVAMFLQNILYINLSMSEAERVKRFEVITDLYQQIGYQRKAAFFQRLAALKHVQQGSQAPDWNQSYRLMLGSFTGYRLCLDPLEVIENAAGWPALQIDLVQTLITAARRLGHSALATRHMTFLLQTQWDNMSPTEQSEMAVQLQNLSAQCEGSPVPLVLDNGTVIPPANLTDLPYCLDLQVKDLPAHLRPQRIKVAKADSGPFLFTPIHFNSVDRRDQKKDKNKIAFQWVQNDLSEVTVRLRNPLPFELAVTDMRLLTNGVVFESLPQSLVLQPHVPTYVALHGTPIETGQLDLQGYSTHTLGVKSNCRLKHMRGRSFPPNYVVDVIPALPRISVKTSLPQTATFSNMNSADIVVTSASLTLYNGESSSCTITITNESATLPLEHIEFSINSNVEQELQQKIFRIDEEAIKANLPVPPQGTIEIIVDVYAEADFVCPQPPASLHSGAAPGDYGVASLTHYSSVSTSGHASLPSIVGSPHHRRNEPKNSSFRSTISGGPPSLAALSLQPGGGAGVGPSSLGSQYNQHIEAQVRFKYSGGEALTAGYCRQCAVSFNLELLPSAQITSWDVLPAEVASQFYLVLDISNLTAQEMSLNYTDTKNILIEAKESCRVPIPVDRCSLEKVVAARAAEVAENLERELCFRTQLLSFNDALSKLCSIHIAERVKINWLLTGTDIQGIASLRGIVLSQSMVDLTAVSPLEWAISFQDTLVQPHNEIVCTVGQRSLLSIQLANQSLQPLRNLVLSIKFYQDYLNGMENYNLETRVAISGPNRIAIPLLEKHEQKQHTCSVIFFTPGRFKASIECTSNPQKQSEQSASLLARSCPAETETVVQSVMFSSSYDEQQAHVWKLIPPIEVTVVEQ; from the exons ATGCGTGCGGCCGTTGGCCTGATGCTGTCGCACGGTGCTGGTGGCATGGAGCCAGCGATGTCACGCCCGGACTACGAGCAGAGCGCCCTGCACCACAGCTGCCTGCTGGTGCTGCTACGCGGCGTGGGGCCATCGCGCGCTCGGGTCCTTCAGCGGGCGTTCGAGAAAGTGCGACGTGTCAATCACATACGGGTCAATG ACTCCTCGGGCCATCCCCGCTTCATTTGGATCCGCTTCGTTCACGATCATCCCGTGGAGCACAACGATTGGGGCGACTTTCAGACCCATCGCCGTCTGTTGGGACTTATCACCATTGGCAAATTCGATAGTCAAACCGAGCTCAATGAGCTGTGCCGTCAGCACGAGTCCCTGAAAGTTCGCTACGGGTCTACGCTGTACGAGTCCCGCGCCATTTTCTTTGGACCCGATGAGCAGCCACTGGAAACCATTGGGGAGGTTATGGGACCACCGACAGCTGGGGGACGACGGCTCCAAGATGAGTTCACAACGCCATCGAACTTCAAAGCGCAGGCCTTCTTCTATCGCGAACAGGATTCGTGTGCCGATCTCGAAGCTCGAATTGGCGACTTTGCCAGCGCGTTGTTTTGGGTCCTAGAATCACGGCGGTTAGAGCGATCTCGCGAAAAGGCTGACAAGGTAAGCCTGTTGCTGGCACCCTTTGAAAAACGGGACTTTGTGGGCCTAGACATGGAGTCGAGGAACAATAGGAAAAGGTGCGTAGGTCGTGTGATGAAGAACCTGGCAGATCTTTCGCTGCAAGCCGGCCTGGTTGACGACGCCTTGAGTTTGTACCACAATGCGAATGAAACCTTAAGGTCGGTGGGTGATTCTCTGTGGGTTGGGGCAACCGAGGAGGGTCTGTGTGCCGCTTCCGCAATGCTCTTGTATCCCCAAATGCGAGAAACCGAGACACTGCACAGAAACTCGTCGCTTCAGGAGGCTG GCACCTCCCCTTTAAAAAACACACCCGATAAGTGGCGTGCTAGCGACGCCACCAAGAAGGTTAGCGCCAGTGACGCCACCGCCAACAATGTAGATTCCTGCCAGCCACAGCAGCGCGTAACCTCGAACTCATCTTCCTGCTCTTCCGTGTCTTCCCTGGTAACAACGGCCACCAATTCCTCCGCCTCGGACACGCCAACAACATCGTCTTCTTCCACTTCGACGATATCGGTAACACCGGTACCAGGACATCAAAGAAACGGTGATCTACCGGGTAACATCCTTAAGGCGGAGGAGATCACCAATTACTATCGGAAGGCCATCATTAACTACAGCAAGTACAGACACGCAGCCACCATAGAGACGGAGGCGGCACTGAAGGCCTCGCGGATTTGCATCGAGCAGAATCGTCCCCTGGATGTGGCCATGTTTCTGCAGAATATACTGTACATCAACCTTAGCATGAGCGAAGCCGAGAGAGTAAAGAGATTCGAGGTTATTACGGATCTGTACCAGCAGATCGGATACCAAAGGAAGGCGGCATTTTTTCAAAGACTCGCTGCACTCAAGCACGTTCAGCAGGGCAGCCAAGCGCCGGACTGGAATCAAAGTTACCGCCTCATGTTAGGCAGCTTTACGGGGTACCGGCTTTGTCTCGATCCGTTGGAAGTAATAGAAAACGCAGCCGGCTGGCCGGCGTTGCAAATCGATCTGGTCCAGACCCTCATAACGGCTGCCAGGCGTTTGGGACACTCTGCTTTGGCCACACGGCACATGACCTTTTTACTGCAGACTCAATGGGATAACATGTCGCCCACGGAGCAAAGCGAGATGGCTGTGCAACTGCAG aatttaagCGCTCAGTGTGAGGGCTCACCTGTTCCCTTAGTGCTGGACAATGGCACTGTGATACCACCCGCCAATCTCACGGATCTACCCTACTGCCTCGATCTTCAAGTTAAAGATTTGCCCGCTCATTTACGACCGCAAAGAATAAAAGTGGCCAAAGCGGATAGTGGGCCATTTCTATTTACTCCCATACACTTTAATTCTGTCGACAGAAGGGACCAGAAAaaggataaaaataaaatag CTTTCCAGTGGGTGCAAAATGATCTTAGTGAAGTGACTGTGCGCCTGCGGAATCCGCTGCCCTTTGAGCTGGCCGTCACGGACATGAGATTGCTGACAAATGGCGTGGTGTTTGAGTCTTTGCCTCAGTCTCTTGTCCTCCAGCCACATGTGCCCACGTATGTGGCGCTACATGGAACGCCAATTGAGACGGGGCAACTAGATCTGCAGGGCTACAGCACGCACACGCTCGGTGTAAAGTCAAACTGTCGCCTGAAGCACATGCGTGGACGCAGCTTTCCGCCCAACTACGTGGTTGACGTTATCCCCGCCCTTCCTAGAATATCCGTGAAAACTTCGCTACCACAGACAGCGACGTTTAGCAACATGAACAGTGCGGATATCGTGGTGACCTCTGCCAGCTTGACGCTGTACAACGGAGAATCCTCCAGCTGCACAATAACTATTACTAATGAGAGTGCCACGCTCCCACTGGAGCACATAGAGTTTAGCATCAACTCAAATGTAGAGCAGGAACTGCAGCAAAAGATCTTCCGAATAGATGAAGAAGCCATCAAG GCCAATTTGCCAGTGCCTCCCCAAGGCACCATTGAAATTATAGTGGATGTTTATGCTGAAGCGGACTTCGTCTGTCCTCAACCACCTGCTTCATTGCATTCCGGCGCTGCTCCTGGGGACTACGGTGTGGCGTCACTAACGCACTACTCGAGCGTGTCCACCTCTGGGCATGCCAGCTTACCCTCGATAGTCGGTTCTCCACATCATCGTCGAAATGAGCCAAAGAATTCCAGTTTCCGATCGACCATTTCAGGCGGTCCACCTTCGCTGGCTGCCTTAAGCCTGCAGCCTGGCGGTGGGGCAGGAGTAGGACCTTCCAGCCTTGGGTCACAATATAACCAGCACATAGAGGCGCAAGTGAGATTTAAGTACTCAGGCGGAGAGGCTTTGACGGCGGGCTACTGCCGCCAATGTGCGGTGTCCTTTAATCTAGAACTGTTGCCTAGCGCACAGATTACAAGCTGGGATGTGCTTCCCGCAGAGGT AGCCTCCCAATTTTACCTGGTACTTGACATCTCCAACCTAACCGCTCAAGAAATGTCGCTCAACTATACGGACACCAAGAATATACTCATCGAGGCTAAAGAGAGCTGCCGGGTGCCAATACCCGTGGATCGGTGCTCTCTGGAGAAAGTGGTGGCTGCTCGGGCTGCCGAGGTAGCTGAGAATCTGGAAAGGG AACTCTGCTTTCGGACGCAGCTGCTGTCTTTTAACGATGCTTTGAGTAAGCTCTGCTCAATTCACATAGCTGAAAGGGTGAAAATAAATTGGCTGCTAACGGGGACGGACATTCAGGGAATCGCCTCACTGCGAGGAATAGTTCTTTCCCAGTCTATGGTGGATTTGACAGCTGTGTCGCCTTTGGAGTGGG CTATCAGCTTTCAAGACACGCTCGTGCAGCCGCACAATGAGATTGTGTGTACTGTGGGCCAGCGGTCGCTGCTAAGCATCCAGCTGGCAAATCAATCCCTGCAACCACTTAGAAATTTGGTGCTGAGCATAAAGTTCTATCAAGATTATCTGAACGGAAtggaaaattacaatttaGAGACACGCGTGGCCATTTCAGGACCAAATAG AATTGCAATACCACTACTGGAGAAACACGAGCAGAAACAGCACACTTGCTCTGTGATATTCTTTACCCCCGGACGTTTCAAAGCCAGCATCGAATGTACCAGCAATCCGCAGAAGCAGTCGGAGCAGTCGGCGTCACTGCTAGCCCGCTCCTGTCCGGCAGAAACGGAGACTGTCGTCCAATCGGTCATGTTCTCCTCCAGCTACGATGAGCAGCAGGCGCATGTGTGGAAATTAATTCCGCCCATCGAGGTGACCGTCGTGGAGCAGTGA
- the LOC122615336 gene encoding uncharacterized protein LOC122615336, producing MEPSKSESRHRLNAGGPSSSPASSGEYIKVVESQCETDGFVNEQWTEPAIRGPVPWKTIVIILLLFIGGIICIAFATLNWVTDTSRERSDRVWALGIIGALTFIPGSYYVYVLFCIMLNRNGFTMDEIRRLG from the exons ATGGAGCCCTCCAAATCAGAGTCTCGGCATCGCCTAAATGCGGGGGGGCCGAGTTCATCGCCAGCAAGCTCTGGAGAATACATCAAGGTGGTGGAGTCCCAATGCGAGACCGATGGATTCGTTAATGAACAGTGGACGGAACCGGCGATCCGAGGTCCAGTGCCCTGGAAAACCATCGTTATCATACTATTGCTTTTCATCGGTGGCATT ATTTGTATCGCCTTCGCTACCCTAAACTGGGTGACGGATACGAGTCGGGAGCGCTCGGATCGGGTGTGGGCGTTGGGCATTATCGGGGCACTGACCTTTATCCCGGGAAGCTACTATGTCTACGTGCTCTTCTGCATAATGCTCAACCGCAATGGATTCACCATGGACGAGATACGAAGACTCGGCTGA